The nucleotide sequence CATTTTTCCTGTTCATTCTTTTACCTCCTGCCTTCTTGTCGGCAGAAGCGGGCCGGTGCAGGTGACGGGGTGAAATTGACGGTTACGCTTTTTCTCCTCGTGTTGAATAGTCCCGACAACCGTTTCGTTTTCTGGTTCGCGGTTTCCCTGGGGGGATACGGGGTCCTGTCGTTTGTCTATTATCTGGGTTATCTTTTCAGCCTGAAAAGGAAATATGCCGAGGGACGTCAGCCGGAGACGTCGCTTTGAAATGTATAAAAAAGCCCCCCTTCCGTAGACGGAGAGGAGGGCTTCACGTAATATGTAAAACCTCTTACGGTACACTCGTCATGGTTACTGCGCCTGTCCCCAGAGGAGGGTGCCGTTCCGGTAGAGGGTGATTCTGTCGTACACGGCGAATGATGTATAGGAGGCGTCGAACGAATAGTCGTTCGTCTGGTCGTAGGCCGTCCAGTCGGCCTTGTTGATTCTGATCTGAATCTGGCCTGTCTGTGTTTTCGCGTCGAGGGTGCCCGCGCCGCTCGAGAATCCGATTTCGACGTAGCCGTCGTGAAAGGTTCCGGTCACGTTGCCGCTTCCGATGACCGCGTAATCGGTAGTGAACTCTTCGGCGGAAGATCCTTCTTTTGTGTAATAATATCTGACCTTGAGATCGCTCAGCGAGAAGCCGTCATTAGTGCCATTAATGATATTGATCTGGGGTTTGATCTGACTCGCGCTGGATGACTTTTCACTGCACATATACTGAATTGCGATTTCACCGTCCACGAAGCCGGGGGGAAGGGTGGGAACGGTTGTCGAACCCGGAACGGCCGTCGGTCCGGCGGTCGGCGCCGGAGTGACGTCGGTACTGACCGTGACGGTGATTCTCGCCGCTCCGTTTCCGGGCGAAAGCGTGAAGGTACCGACCGCACCGCCGGTGATCACCTCGTATTCGCCGTGGAAGCCCCTGAACGAATATTCGCCGCCCGAGATACTCCCGCTCGTTTCCGTCGTCCACTCGTCGATCAGGTCGAAATAGCGTCTTCCGGCGGCATTGATCGTCCAGTCCTGGTCCACGATCGCCGCGTCCGCCCCTTTCCAGTGCCTTCCGGCCCAGAACCCCCACATCATGATCCCTTCGACGGCCGGGTGGCTGAACGCGACGCGGTAGAAGGTCTCGAAGAGGTCCGCCCTGACCGTGACGTTCGAGTTTTCCACATCGAACTCCGAACACCAGATGGGAATCCCGAATTGGGAGAGTTTATCGATCCTGTCGTAGACGACGTACGGATTGATTTCATCCTCGAAATGGCACTGTACGCCGATGCCGTGAACTGGTGCACCCTGGTCCAGCAGATCCCGGATCTGGGCGATATAGAGATCGGTTTCGCCGTAGGTCACGACATTGTAATCGTTGACGAAAAGCAGACAATCGGGATCGAGCCGGTGCGTTTCCTCGAACATCCACGGCACGATCGAATCCCCGAGTTTGTCCCTGAAAAAGGAACCGTGGAGCATTTCATTGTTTACGTCCCAGTGCAGGAATTTTCCCTTGAAATGGGTGACCACGCTGTTCAGTCTGCTTTCAAGGGCGGACCGGAGCTGCTGTGCGGAAAGGTTTTTCACCCAGTCCTGGATATAATCCTCGACGGCCCAGAAAATGCAATGGCCCCTGACTTTTATATTATTGGTTTCGCAGAAATCGTACATCTGGTCCGCGGTACTGTAGGAGACGTTCCCCTGGCTGCTTTCGTTCGAGTACCATTTCGATTCGTTTTCGAAAACCGCCCATTCGAAATTGTTTTTGAAAAAATCGGCATAGGTTGCGTTCGAATTGATTTCCGAAGCGATCGCGGTGCCGAAAGCGAATTGGTGGCGGGTTTGCCTGACCTGGATCGTCCCGCTTTGTACCGGGGAGCCGCCCGCATCGACGATAGAAAGCACGGCGTCCCGTTTCCTGGTTTCCTCGATACGGGTGTTCGCTTCACCCTCCCAGTCGTCCGACTGGAGGATCACTTCCGCGTCATCGACATAATAGGTTCTCTCTACGGGAACGTCCTCGGGATACATGACGAGTTCCTCGAGGGTGCCCGTTATCGAGAGTGTATAGAAACCCGACATTTCGGTCCATTCGGCATTGGTCACGTCTTTTGTAGCGAGAATTTCATATGATTCCCCATCACCGTCGACTTTTTTCACCGTCGCCTTGAAATTGTCCGTCTGGGCGTTCGCCAGTCTCACCCAGACCGATATCCTGTATGTTCTGCCGTCTTCGCAAATCGGGAGCAGGTCCAGCCCGGGACCGTTCCATTCTTCGTTCCGTTCGGAGATATAGCCGGAGTAGTTTCCCGTCCGCGCCGCCTGTGTGGTCGCTTCCAGAGAACAGCCTTCGCAGAAGGGGTACCACCCGTCCGTGGTTCCGTTTTCAAAGCCGGGATTGGGAGCGAGGTTTTCGCTCTGCGGGGGACTTGTCGGCGGAACGGTCGCGGCATCGGTCGCCACCGGTGTTGCGGTCGGCGGATTTGTGGGACCGGGAGTCCCTTCGCACGGAAACTCGGAAATAAGGCCGACATACAACTGGGCGACAAGAAGCGCGTCCACGATGTTGATCGTACTGTCGCAATTAACGTCCGCCGCTTCACTGAAAAACGGCGACGGCTCCGAACCGACATAAAACTGCGCCACAAGGAGGGCGTCGACGATATTGATCGTCCCGTCATTGTTCGCGTCTCCCAGGTCCTGGGCTGAAAGGACTGTCATTGTGAAACATAAAAAAAGACCGATAAGAAGCGATATTTTTTTCATTGGTTCCTCCGTTTATTTTTATCTTTATATAATCCTGTTATCTTTTTAACGTTTTTCGTTTTATTTTCTCCGGCATATCGACATCCCCGTCGATTGCGGGAAGTTTTGCCGGTGTTTCAGTATAGCACGGATAAACGGGCGGGGTCAAATAAATTTTATTGTCATTGAAATTTTGATGTAATCATTGAGAAAGCGAGAGATTGAGTCTTTATCAGGAATAGATATATTCTTCCACCCAGTTTGCCCTGTTGAGCTTGTTCCTGAAATTGGTGGAATCATCGGCGATGATTTTTTTGATATAGCCGATGTGACGGTCGATCGCTTCGATATAAAGATTTCGCTTGATATTGAATCGTTTTTCGAAATGGCTCGCCGCGTATGTATACGCATTCATGAGTACCGTTTCGAAGTTTTTTTTCGTTATCGTATAAAAATCGATCGTTTTTTTGATTATGTCGAACTCCGTGTTGTACCCCTCGATGCCGGCTTCCTTGAACTCGTAGTAGAGAAAAAGAAGTTTTTCGAGGTAGGTCCGGTCCGACATCTGGCCCAGCAGATCGGCGGTCCCAAGTATCGCTCCGGCTGTTTTTTCTTCTTCGGATGAAAAGGCGATCGTATTGAATTCACTCGAAAGCCCGGTACAGCGGATGAGCCGTGTGACCGTGGCGATTTCTTCCTGCGTCAGTTTCAGTTTCCCGTTATGTTTTTCCAGAAAGGAGATGCTTCGCTGGATGTGTACCTTTGTGTATTTTGCGCCCGTTCCCTCATTATCCCATTCTTCCTGTATATAGCCGACATCATGGTATAACGCCGATGTTAAAAGCAGGAGTACCAGGTTAACGGGCAGTTTTTCCTTTTCGATATTATAGCCGTCGATCAGGCGGGCGGTTGCGAGAAATGTTTCGAGGGTGTGTTTCAGATCGTGATAAAAGGTATTGCATTCCCTGTAACCGGGATATCTTCCACGGAAAAGACGTCTGATGTTTTTGAATGTCGCCGTGATTTTTCCGAAAAGACCGTGGCGATAATGGGAAAAAAATATTTTTTTAACGGCATGCAATACGTTTTTCGGAAGCGAGGTATCGATAAGCTTTGATAATTGTTCAGTCCCTTTGATTTCCATTACGTTATTCCATTATGCCGGATTCCGGCCCGTTTTGCAAGTAAAATAATACATCCGTTATCCGTCGCGTCTGTTTGTTGCGGAATAAAATGGAACGATAAGCGTTTTTTCGGATAGACGCATCGGGTTCATGGGTTGAAGCGATTAACGGCTGCATCGGTCGACTAATTGTTGGGCATAATGCCGAGGATTTGAAGTATCAGAACGACAATCCCCCCGATACCGCATACGACACCGCCGATCAGCATGGCCGTCATCGCCCCTTTTAGATTACGGAGAAGCTCTTCTTCGCTTTTGACGCTGATCAGAAACTTTTTCTTTGTATCCGATGGTTTCTGCAATGCGATATCGCCGCCGGTATCGGCCGCTTCACCGAGTACATAAATGTCTGTGTCCAGCGGCAGGATCGATTCCTCATATTCATAACCCAATGTCCTTCTTCCGCCGCCCACCGTGATTGATGGAATCGAGACGGAAAAATGACCGATCCTTACCGTTGTGCCGCCGATTTCACCCGGCTGAAACTGGGAATACACCTTTTCCCGTATCATTTCGGCGCCTTCGGGGTTTATTTTTACTTTACCGGTCGAATCCTGAACAAAAAAGGAAACCGAACGCTCGTTCTGGGCTACGGTATCAGAACCCTGACGTGTTTTTTGCTGCCTGCGGCCCTGTTCGTCGGTATCCCAATATGTTTCCTCCCATTTCCGCGTGATCCGGTAGACATAGCTGACACATTTTTTCTGCGCCAGTTCCGATGTCAGCGGATTGTCGCAGACGACACGCCCTTTTACCTCGGCGATTTTATTGAACGAGCCGGGTTCTCCCAGGCCTTCGGCAACATCCTTTGCCTCCTGTGCCAGCTCGGATACCTTATAGGTTTGGGCCGCTTTCATTTGGTAGATTTTTTCCTTATTGGATCGTGAACCGATATAAAGACCGATGCCTATCGCGATGAGAATAATGGCGATAATATACCAGATCATGGCTTTTCTCCTTTCACAATATGATTCAGCATAAATGCTAATTCACGGGGTGCCAATAGTCAAGAAATAAAATGTATAAATGAAAGGGGTTTTCAAAAAACACGGTAGGGGATGATCTCCCTGATATGGAGTCTTATTTTTACGATTGTGGTGTACAAACCGGCGCGGACAAAGGTGTCCGGCGATGAAGCTAAAATTACCTCGCCGGTTATCTCCCTCGGTTTGTTGGCGAGCCGTTTTCGCAGATGATTTCTGACCGCTTCCTTTACGGCATTGGAAAGGGATGTTCTTTTTTCTTTGTATCCGCTGAAAAAATCGCTTTCCCCTTTGCCCGAGGCGACGGGAAAAGCGACGCTTTTCCATGATTGAAGCCGCCGGGCCTGATGGGCCTGGAGGGTGTAGGTGATGGTAAGGAAAAGCCGTTTACCGTGGACTTCCGAATCGACGATTTTGAGATACGGATCCCCCCATTTGATTTCGGCCACAGGCACCAGGTCGAATACCTCCTGTGCCTGCCGGCTGCGGTCGTAGGGAATATAGGTAAACGAGTACCCGTATATCATTCCCGAGATAATAATCCGCGCCTCTTCCAGGGCCCGGCGGGAGGCCTCTTCGCGGGAAAGGGGGATTTCCTCGTTTTCCTCTGATATAAAAGGTTCGAGGTCGCACCAGAGATAGATCGTTATCCGTTCGAGACTCGGCTCCAGACCGGAAATCGGGAAGGCGGAGGTCATCAGGAATATAAACGACAGAAGGAGGTGATTGCGTACCATCAGTATGATTATCGGAAGGGGGGGGACTTTCGCTTACCGTTTATCGATATCGGTCCATGAATATTCGAATGGGATTCATCTTGAGGCGTATCCAGAAGTAGAGGTACCCGAAAACGATACCGGCAAGGTGAGCGAGGTGTGATATGCCGGAGGTCCGGTCGGTAAAATAGAAAAAGACCGATAAGGCGGTGAAAATGAGGACCGCGATCGGCGCCTTGACCGGAATGATGAAACTCATGAGTATTGTCGCGTCGGGAAAGAGGGTCGCGTAGCCGAGCAGCAGCGCGTACAACGCCCCCGAGGCCCCGACGACATTCAGCCCGAATAAAAAGGCGACGATACCGGTCGCCGTGCCGGTGACCAGGTAAAGGGCCAGAAATTCGTTGCTGCCGAGCCGCCGTTCGAGTGCGGACCCGAATATGAGAAGGCCGAACATATTGAAAATGAGGTGGAAGAGGTTGGCGGGGGAATGGACGAACATATAGGTAAAGACCTGCCAGAAGTATCCCCGCGCCATGACACCCGCCTGTGAAAACAGTCCAAGGACAAAAAACGAAGAAGGGAAAAGCTGATTCAATAGGAATATTCCCACATTGATCCCGATAAGGATAAAAGTGACATTATAAAATGTATATCGTACCGGTCTTCGAATAAATTCCATCAATCCCATAGACACAATGTATTAATTATTCGGCGACATAGTCAACAGCAAATTCTTTATAATAATGATATTTTTTGAAATAACGGTTGACATTGTAACGCCATTGGAAAAACGTGATTTTGTTGTCGGTAAGCGGGTATTTCTGATAGTACTGGAATATGCGGTTCGCATCCACGATTGTCTGCGCGATATCGACGCCGATGGAAAACAGGCCGGGATTGGTAAACATTTTGAGGAATACGTCGGCGATATGATGCATATCGTAGTTGATCTGGCTTGAAGAATAAAGCTGCATGAAATTTTCATTGTAAAACAATCCCGATCTGAATATTTTTTTGAGTTTCTCGACCCCGAGGTGCTGGAGGAAAAGCCGTATGATATCGTAGTTTGCCATGATGGCGCCCCGTTTTGTCTGATAATGATGATTGTATGACCAGAGGGACGATGTGGAGACGTCGCCGCGGTTGAGGGCTTTCGTGATCGTCGAAGCGGCGATATCCGCGGCGTAGAGAGAAGACGACACGCCGCTTCCCGTGATAGGCACGTTCTGGCACGCCGCGTCCCCCACACAGAGAAAACCGTCTCCCACCATGCTGTCGATCGAGTGACGGATGCCGATCATCTTGCCGCCGCTTGCAATCCGCTTCCCGATATACGGGTAATCCTTTAGAAACTCTTCACAGCGCCGCCGGGCGGACACTTTTTGTTCTTCCTGCGGGGTCGCGAAGATGAGAAGCAGGGTATTGTTCTTTCTTAAAAACATCATACGGTACGCGTTATAGTGGCCCAGACATGTGTAGAAGATTCCCGGTTTGATGCCGGTCGATTCGACAAACTCCTCTACATATTTCTGCGGCATTTCCCTTTCTTCCTGCCATGCAAAGACCATATCCTTTTTTTCAACAGACCCTTGTATCATAAACGCGGGCGGTACCTGTTTTGAGAGTACTCTGTGAAAACCGGTTGCGTCCGATGTCACCGGCGCTTTCAGTGAAAAGTAGGATGACCTGAATATCCCTTTTCGGATACCGCATACACCGCAGACCGTTGTATTGTCTGTGAGAATTTCCTTGACATCGTGGCCTTCAAAAAAGGACACCCCCGCCGCGAGTGCTATATCGAGAAGGTACCGGTTGAGCTCCCTGTGGTTGATATAAAACACCGAATCACCGAACGCGTCCATTCGGATATGGTAATCCGGATGTTCAGCGTAAAAACGGTACTGTTCCGGGCTTTCCGTAAGCAGCCTTTTATCAGGTATTTTCAGACAGATACGGCCGAAAACATGTTTCTCAACCGCGATATCCCAACTAAAACCGATATCGGCGCGTTTTTTTACATCAAGCAGGGCGACGCGATAGCCTGCTTCGGCAGCTTTTTTTGCGAGTATACAGCCTGCGGTCCCGGCACCGGCGACGATGAGATCGTACTTTCTTTTCATATCCCTGTATATTATCGTAAAAACAGAAAAATAGCGGTAAAAATAATCTTTTTTTAAAAAAAAGCTCGACTTTTTACCCGGCACAATGTATATTAAAACCAGATTGTTATTGTGGGTGCGACAAGACCTGCCAATTATTCCTGAAAAAAGGGAAATCGGTGGGTCTTTTTTTTATCGCCACCCGCCTCGTGTCAAGGATCTTTCCGTTATTTTTGCAACGTTTTCCGGTGAATGGTTTCAGCAGCGGTTTTTCCCGCAAGAACTTCGATAAGAACGATTGCAAACTCGGCCGCCGTTCCGGGCCCCCTGCTGGTAATAATATTACCGTCAACGACGACACGGTCTTCACTGAAATATGAACCACTCAACCTCGTTTCACATCCGGGATAACAGGTGACCTTTTTTCCCTTTATGACACCCGATTTTTCGAGCACATAGGCGGGTGCCGCGCATATTGCCGCTATGTATTTCCCTTTTTCATTCATTTTCCGTATCAGCTCTATTGCACGGCCGGAAGCCGCAACGT is from Spirochaetales bacterium and encodes:
- a CDS encoding endo-1,4-beta-xylanase — protein: MKKISLLIGLFLCFTMTVLSAQDLGDANNDGTINIVDALLVAQFYVGSEPSPFFSEAADVNCDSTINIVDALLVAQLYVGLISEFPCEGTPGPTNPPTATPVATDAATVPPTSPPQSENLAPNPGFENGTTDGWYPFCEGCSLEATTQAARTGNYSGYISERNEEWNGPGLDLLPICEDGRTYRISVWVRLANAQTDNFKATVKKVDGDGESYEILATKDVTNAEWTEMSGFYTLSITGTLEELVMYPEDVPVERTYYVDDAEVILQSDDWEGEANTRIEETRKRDAVLSIVDAGGSPVQSGTIQVRQTRHQFAFGTAIASEINSNATYADFFKNNFEWAVFENESKWYSNESSQGNVSYSTADQMYDFCETNNIKVRGHCIFWAVEDYIQDWVKNLSAQQLRSALESRLNSVVTHFKGKFLHWDVNNEMLHGSFFRDKLGDSIVPWMFEETHRLDPDCLLFVNDYNVVTYGETDLYIAQIRDLLDQGAPVHGIGVQCHFEDEINPYVVYDRIDKLSQFGIPIWCSEFDVENSNVTVRADLFETFYRVAFSHPAVEGIMMWGFWAGRHWKGADAAIVDQDWTINAAGRRYFDLIDEWTTETSGSISGGEYSFRGFHGEYEVITGGAVGTFTLSPGNGAARITVTVSTDVTPAPTAGPTAVPGSTTVPTLPPGFVDGEIAIQYMCSEKSSSASQIKPQINIINGTNDGFSLSDLKVRYYYTKEGSSAEEFTTDYAVIGSGNVTGTFHDGYVEIGFSSGAGTLDAKTQTGQIQIRINKADWTAYDQTNDYSFDASYTSFAVYDRITLYRNGTLLWGQAQ
- a CDS encoding E3 ubiquitin ligase family protein, whose amino-acid sequence is MIWYIIAIILIAIGIGLYIGSRSNKEKIYQMKAAQTYKVSELAQEAKDVAEGLGEPGSFNKIAEVKGRVVCDNPLTSELAQKKCVSYVYRITRKWEETYWDTDEQGRRQQKTRQGSDTVAQNERSVSFFVQDSTGKVKINPEGAEMIREKVYSQFQPGEIGGTTVRIGHFSVSIPSITVGGGRRTLGYEYEESILPLDTDIYVLGEAADTGGDIALQKPSDTKKKFLISVKSEEELLRNLKGAMTAMLIGGVVCGIGGIVVLILQILGIMPNN
- a CDS encoding rhomboid family intramembrane serine protease, with translation MEFIRRPVRYTFYNVTFILIGINVGIFLLNQLFPSSFFVLGLFSQAGVMARGYFWQVFTYMFVHSPANLFHLIFNMFGLLIFGSALERRLGSNEFLALYLVTGTATGIVAFLFGLNVVGASGALYALLLGYATLFPDATILMSFIIPVKAPIAVLIFTALSVFFYFTDRTSGISHLAHLAGIVFGYLYFWIRLKMNPIRIFMDRYR
- a CDS encoding NAD(P)/FAD-dependent oxidoreductase, which gives rise to MKRKYDLIVAGAGTAGCILAKKAAEAGYRVALLDVKKRADIGFSWDIAVEKHVFGRICLKIPDKRLLTESPEQYRFYAEHPDYHIRMDAFGDSVFYINHRELNRYLLDIALAAGVSFFEGHDVKEILTDNTTVCGVCGIRKGIFRSSYFSLKAPVTSDATGFHRVLSKQVPPAFMIQGSVEKKDMVFAWQEEREMPQKYVEEFVESTGIKPGIFYTCLGHYNAYRMMFLRKNNTLLLIFATPQEEQKVSARRRCEEFLKDYPYIGKRIASGGKMIGIRHSIDSMVGDGFLCVGDAACQNVPITGSGVSSSLYAADIAASTITKALNRGDVSTSSLWSYNHHYQTKRGAIMANYDIIRLFLQHLGVEKLKKIFRSGLFYNENFMQLYSSSQINYDMHHIADVFLKMFTNPGLFSIGVDIAQTIVDANRIFQYYQKYPLTDNKITFFQWRYNVNRYFKKYHYYKEFAVDYVAE
- a CDS encoding DJ-1/PfpI family protein; amino-acid sequence: MAKAALLLAEGFEEVEAVTPADFLNRAGIDVLLAGIGSKTVTGSHGITIQTPYEIGELPDDLDAVIIPGGLPGAEHVAASGRAIELIRKMNEKGKYIAAICAAPAYVLEKSGVIKGKKVTCYPGCETRLSGSYFSEDRVVVDGNIITSRGPGTAAEFAIVLIEVLAGKTAAETIHRKTLQK